The Treponema primitia ZAS-1 genome window below encodes:
- a CDS encoding methylaspartate ammonia-lyase, producing MKIVKAVCAPGRTGFFFDDQRAIKQGAKADGASYAGTPVTAGFSSVRQAGEAISVLLVLEDGQFAWGDCAAVQYSGAGGRDPLFLAKDFIPVIEKQIFPWLVGKDISAFSSLAKELEQMKVDNRSFHTAIRYGVSQAILDAAAKSNHKLMCQIVAGEYGLKLRPEPIPIFTQSGDTRYDNTDKMILKGAQVLPHGLINNVKTKLGEHGELLLEYVQWLRDRIQKLAPESGYAPVLHLDVYGTIGQAFGNDNYQKMADYLAALSEAAKPFRLRIEGPMDMEEREKQMLALAALTKAVDERNIPVEIVADEWCNTLEDIRYFADNKAGHMVQIKTPDLGGIGNIVEAVLYCKERGIGAYQGGTCNETDRSAHVCVHLAMATRPDQILAKPGMGVDEGYMIVHNEMQRIIALLKE from the coding sequence ATGAAGATTGTAAAAGCGGTTTGCGCGCCCGGAAGGACGGGATTCTTTTTTGATGATCAGCGGGCGATCAAACAGGGCGCCAAAGCGGACGGGGCGAGTTATGCCGGGACGCCGGTGACAGCGGGGTTCAGTTCGGTACGCCAGGCAGGGGAGGCCATTTCGGTACTGCTTGTTCTTGAGGATGGGCAGTTTGCCTGGGGAGACTGTGCGGCGGTGCAGTATTCCGGCGCAGGCGGGAGGGACCCCCTCTTCCTGGCGAAAGACTTTATCCCGGTTATCGAAAAACAAATTTTTCCCTGGCTTGTGGGGAAGGATATAAGCGCCTTCAGTTCCCTTGCCAAGGAACTTGAACAGATGAAAGTTGATAATCGGAGTTTTCATACGGCCATACGCTACGGAGTATCCCAAGCCATATTGGACGCAGCGGCAAAGTCGAACCACAAACTTATGTGCCAGATTGTGGCCGGCGAATACGGATTGAAGCTGCGTCCCGAACCAATCCCTATTTTTACCCAGAGCGGGGATACCCGGTATGATAACACGGACAAAATGATTCTCAAGGGCGCCCAGGTATTACCCCACGGGCTTATCAACAATGTTAAAACCAAGTTGGGCGAACATGGAGAACTGCTCCTGGAATACGTACAATGGCTGCGGGACCGAATTCAGAAACTGGCGCCGGAAAGCGGTTATGCGCCGGTACTGCACCTGGACGTGTACGGTACCATAGGCCAGGCCTTTGGGAATGATAACTATCAGAAGATGGCGGATTACCTCGCAGCATTGAGCGAAGCGGCCAAGCCCTTCCGTCTACGCATCGAAGGTCCCATGGACATGGAAGAACGGGAGAAGCAGATGCTGGCCCTGGCGGCGCTCACCAAAGCGGTGGATGAGCGGAATATTCCGGTGGAGATTGTGGCGGATGAATGGTGTAATACCCTGGAGGATATACGCTACTTTGCGGATAACAAGGCCGGCCACATGGTTCAGATAAAAACCCCCGACCTGGGGGGCATAGGCAATATTGTGGAGGCGGTACTGTACTGCAAGGAGCGGGGCATAGGCGCCTACCAGGGCGGTACCTGCAACGAAACCGACCGCTCCGCCCACGTCTGCGTCCACCTGGCCATGGCTACCCGGCCGGACCAGATCCTCGCCAAGCCCGGCATGGGCGTTGATGAGGGGTATATGATTGTTCACAACGAGATGCAGCGGATCATTGCGCTGTTAAAGGAGTAA
- a CDS encoding methylaspartate mutase subunit E: MELENKKLSNDDFSRIRQEVLQQWPTGKDVDLEESFAYHKKLPEHKIFSKKLIKAKLAGTTLIQPRAGVALIPEHIKLLTYLQDKGEADLLPTTIDSYTRQNRFQKAEEGIQESIKQSKSMLNGFPAVNHGVSGCRQIIDALDTPVQVRHGTPDARLLTEIAYAGGFTSYEGGGISYNIPYAKNADLEKTIRDWQYADRLTGIYEEAGISINREPFGPLTGTLVPPCISHAVAIIESLLAAEQGVRNITVGYGQCGNLLQDVAALQTLQTLTDEYLRIRGHGDVNVTTVLHQWMGGFPQDEAKAFAVISWGSTVAALAHATKVIVKTPHEAIGVPTMEANAQGLRCTKQIITMLGEQTVDTNSLMDEKVIISSETRCIVDKVFELGGGDLAKGAVRAFQAGVLDVPFAPSRFNAGKVLPARDNEGAIRLFDPGALPLTSELLEFHRNKIAARAKFEKRDASFQMVIDDVYAISKGRLVGRPN, translated from the coding sequence ATGGAACTGGAAAATAAGAAACTCAGTAACGATGATTTTTCCCGGATACGTCAGGAGGTACTCCAGCAGTGGCCTACAGGCAAGGATGTGGACCTGGAAGAAAGCTTTGCCTACCATAAAAAACTGCCGGAACATAAAATCTTTTCAAAGAAGCTCATTAAGGCCAAGCTGGCGGGGACTACCCTGATCCAGCCCCGGGCCGGGGTTGCCCTTATTCCGGAGCACATCAAGCTGCTGACCTACCTCCAGGACAAGGGTGAAGCGGATCTGCTTCCCACCACCATAGACAGCTATACCCGGCAGAACCGGTTTCAGAAGGCCGAGGAGGGGATCCAGGAATCGATAAAACAGAGCAAGTCCATGCTCAACGGCTTCCCTGCGGTGAACCATGGGGTAAGCGGATGCCGTCAGATCATAGACGCCCTGGACACCCCGGTGCAGGTACGCCACGGCACCCCCGATGCCCGGCTCCTTACGGAGATTGCCTACGCCGGGGGCTTTACGAGCTACGAAGGCGGGGGCATTTCCTATAATATTCCCTACGCCAAGAATGCGGATCTGGAAAAAACTATCCGGGATTGGCAATACGCAGACCGGCTTACGGGTATCTACGAGGAAGCGGGGATCTCCATTAACCGAGAACCCTTCGGCCCCCTTACGGGCACCCTGGTACCCCCCTGTATTTCCCATGCGGTGGCCATTATCGAAAGTCTCCTCGCGGCGGAGCAGGGAGTTAGAAACATTACCGTCGGTTACGGCCAATGCGGTAATCTGCTGCAGGATGTGGCGGCACTCCAGACCCTTCAGACACTTACGGACGAATACCTCCGGATCAGGGGCCACGGGGATGTGAATGTTACTACCGTACTCCACCAATGGATGGGGGGCTTTCCCCAGGACGAAGCCAAGGCCTTTGCGGTCATATCCTGGGGCAGCACCGTTGCTGCCCTGGCTCATGCCACCAAGGTTATTGTAAAAACCCCCCATGAAGCTATAGGGGTCCCTACCATGGAGGCCAATGCTCAGGGACTGCGCTGTACCAAACAGATTATCACCATGCTGGGGGAACAGACCGTGGATACCAATTCCCTGATGGACGAGAAGGTTATCATATCCAGCGAAACCCGGTGTATCGTGGATAAGGTCTTCGAATTGGGGGGCGGGGACTTAGCCAAAGGGGCGGTCCGTGCCTTTCAGGCGGGGGTACTGGACGTACCCTTCGCTCCGAGCCGTTTCAACGCAGGAAAGGTGCTGCCCGCCCGGGACAATGAGGGGGCCATACGTCTTTTCGATCCCGGCGCCCTGCCCCTGACTTCGGAACTTCTGGAATTCCACCGGAACAAAATAGCCGCCAGGGCCAAGTTTGAAAAACGGGACGCTTCTTTTCAGATGGTGATCGATGATGTCTATGCCATTAGTAAGGGAAGACTCGTCGGAAGACCAAACTGA
- the glmL gene encoding methylaspartate mutase accessory protein GlmL codes for MEAVLLIDFGSTNTKVTAVDTEGEGLLGTAAAYTTVDTDVGTGLSMALEILEKQTGPLKIIKRFACSSAAGGLRMITSGLVPALTAEAARLASLGAGAKIIRVFSYELTEEDILEIESLKPDIFLLTGGVDGGNRECILHNAKMLASMPGSAAEPFPIIIAGNRGVAAECETILAAGKAGREIFRCPNVMPTLNKLNIEPVQEEIRRLFLRRIIQAKGLSREQELISGILMPTPSAVKRALELLSAGTNTQKGLGELVAVDLGGATTDVYSVAKGFPQRSGDVVMKGLPEPESKRTVEGDIGMRYSSTGVLEAAGAEKLSVLSGLSTEKIRAGVAYLGLHPDAIPVSEEDAALDFALAAAAIEIAVTRHAGTVEEAYTPAGRVFVQTGKDLSGLDRLVLTGGAIIHNGRARDLAAQALFNNANPASLRPRAAEIYIDKSYILAAMGLLAETWPDKALSIMRKEIQLHGTGK; via the coding sequence ATGGAAGCGGTTTTGTTAATCGATTTCGGGAGCACAAACACCAAGGTAACTGCGGTGGATACTGAGGGCGAAGGGCTGCTCGGAACTGCGGCAGCCTACACTACCGTGGACACCGATGTCGGGACAGGCCTTTCTATGGCTTTGGAAATACTGGAAAAACAAACCGGTCCGTTAAAAATCATAAAACGCTTTGCCTGCAGCAGCGCCGCCGGGGGTTTGAGGATGATCACCAGCGGCCTGGTCCCGGCCCTTACCGCTGAGGCTGCACGGCTGGCTTCCCTGGGAGCGGGGGCAAAAATTATCCGGGTATTTTCCTACGAATTAACGGAGGAGGATATCCTTGAAATAGAGTCCTTGAAGCCCGATATCTTTCTTTTAACCGGCGGTGTAGACGGAGGCAACAGGGAATGTATACTCCACAACGCCAAGATGCTGGCGTCAATGCCGGGTTCGGCAGCCGAGCCCTTTCCTATCATTATAGCAGGAAACCGGGGAGTGGCGGCGGAGTGTGAGACTATCCTCGCCGCGGGCAAGGCGGGCAGGGAGATTTTTCGCTGCCCCAATGTGATGCCCACCTTGAATAAGCTCAATATAGAACCGGTTCAGGAGGAGATACGCCGCCTCTTTTTACGGCGCATCATCCAGGCCAAGGGACTTAGCCGGGAACAGGAACTGATTTCCGGCATACTGATGCCCACACCTTCGGCGGTAAAGCGGGCCCTGGAGCTTTTATCAGCCGGAACGAATACCCAAAAGGGCCTGGGGGAACTGGTGGCGGTAGACCTTGGGGGGGCTACCACGGATGTCTATTCGGTGGCCAAGGGCTTTCCCCAGCGGAGTGGAGATGTGGTTATGAAGGGACTCCCGGAACCGGAATCCAAACGTACCGTGGAAGGAGACATTGGGATGCGGTATAGTTCCACAGGCGTGCTGGAAGCGGCGGGTGCAGAAAAACTGTCCGTGCTCTCGGGCCTTTCCACAGAAAAAATACGGGCCGGTGTTGCATACCTGGGGCTGCACCCGGACGCCATACCCGTATCGGAAGAAGACGCTGCCCTGGACTTTGCCCTGGCCGCTGCGGCCATAGAGATCGCGGTTACCCGCCATGCCGGAACCGTTGAAGAGGCCTACACACCGGCGGGCCGGGTCTTTGTCCAGACCGGCAAGGATCTTTCCGGCCTTGACCGGCTCGTCCTTACCGGCGGGGCCATTATCCACAATGGCCGGGCCAGGGATCTGGCAGCACAGGCCCTTTTTAACAATGCGAATCCCGCTTCCCTGCGTCCCAGGGCTGCGGAAATTTATATCGATAAATCGTACATCCTCGCGGCCATGGGGCTCCTCGCGGAAACCTGGCCGGATAAGGCTCTCTCTATCATGAGAAAGGAGATACAATTACATGGAACTGGAAAATAA
- the glmS gene encoding methylaspartate mutase subunit S → MEKKKLIIGVIGADVHAVGNKILYHAFTAAGFDVTNLGVMVSQEEYIEAALETAADAILVSSLYGHGELDCRGFRDKCDEAGLKGILLYIGGNIVVGKQDLTEVEKRFKAMGFDRVFGPGSSPEAGIQALREDLHMDAAK, encoded by the coding sequence GGAAAAGAAAAAGCTGATCATAGGCGTCATCGGCGCCGATGTCCACGCCGTGGGAAATAAGATTCTCTACCATGCCTTTACCGCAGCCGGTTTTGATGTTACCAATTTGGGAGTCATGGTTTCCCAAGAGGAATATATTGAAGCCGCCCTGGAAACCGCTGCGGACGCCATCCTGGTATCTTCCCTTTATGGACATGGGGAATTGGACTGCCGGGGGTTTCGGGATAAATGTGACGAAGCGGGCTTAAAGGGTATTCTCCTCTATATTGGGGGCAATATCGTGGTGGGCAAGCAGGACCTTACGGAGGTAGAGAAACGGTTCAAGGCCATGGGGTTTGACCGGGTTTTTGGCCCCGGCTCCAGCCCGGAAGCGGGTATACAGGCCCTGCGGGAAGATCTGCATATGGATGCCGCAAAATAA